CAATCGACAGTAAACCGGGCAAAGGAACGACGATTACGGTTTCCCTTACTATGCGAGACTCGATCTAATATTGTCGTACTCCAAGTCGGATGCGTACTACTGGTTTGTTTTTTCGTACGACCGCGAATTATTGTATACTTTCTTCAGAATTTCAATTTTTCCGAACGACAAAGCCTATTTCTGCTGAAGCTGACTGTACACCAAAATACTTGCCGTTCACAGTCCGACGAGGCGAGGCAACCTTGAACAACTGCATTTTTTCCTGACCATTCGTAGCAAAAACGAAGGAAGAGTATTCGTGAAAACGGAAAAGCCGATACGTATTTTGGTCGCCGATGACCATCCGATAGTGCGAGAAGGACTTTTAGCGGTGATAAACGCTGAGACCGATATGACCGTAGTAGCCGAGGCAAGCAATAGTCAGGAGACAATTCAGCGATTCCGTGAACAAAGACCAGATGTCGCTTTGTTGGATCTGAGGATGCCGGGACTTGATGGAATCGATGTAACCGCAGAAATTCGAAAGCAATTTCCAAACGCACGGATTATTGTCCTTACATCATACAGTGGAGATGAACTAATTCATCGGGCTTTACAAGCCGGTGCGCGCTCTTACCTTCTAAAGACCGTTGCTACAAACGTACTGCTGGACACAATTCGGGCGGTCCATTCTGGACAGTGGCGCATTCCTCAAGATGTTGCAGCAACTCTGGCCGAAAGGATTCCGATGACCGAATTGACACCCAGGGAAATGGATGTGCTAAAACTGATTGTTAAAGGTTTGAGCAATAAAGAAATTGCCGCTGCACTTCATACCACCGAAGGCACAGTCAAAGGTTACGTCAATACGATTCTTACAAAACTGTGTGTCAATGACCGTACGCAGGCCGCAACGACTGCTCTGAAGCGCGGTATCATTCAACTGGATTAATCTAATACAAAAGGCCTTCGCTATTCTCGCTGCTATCGAAAGTTAGCTAAGAATTCATACCCTTCGTTACTACTGGCATGTCCAACGGCTCTTTAAACTGGATAAAAGAGAACGGCAATCAATGAAGAAAGGTTCGAAAAGATATTAGCAGGAGGATAACATGAGGATTCATTGGAAAACTTTATTGATGTTTATAAGTCTCCTGGTTATTGCAGTGGCTATTGCGAAGACGGGAAGCACAGAAAAATACATGTATGTTTGGGCGAGTGATCAGGGTCACAAGAAACCAGATTTTCTTGCCGTCGTTGATTTTGATCCTTCTTCGCCGGAGTATGGAAAAGTGATCACAACGGTTCCGGTTCCTAACCCAGGCGCAATCGGAAACGAGCCTCATCATGTCGGACTATCTTCTGATGGAAAAATTCTTGCCTGTGGTGGGCTCTTAAGTGTTTTGAAGGGTCAGAAGGAAATCTTCTTTTTCGATGTATCGCGGCCTGATGCGCCGAAATACGTTTCAGCCGCAGACCCGCCGCAGTCCGCCATCACTGACGAATTTTACTCTTTGCCTGGTGGAGGTTTTCTCGTGACCATGATGGGGGGAGCCAAGGGTCATCATCCTGGCAGAGTTGTTGAGTTTGACAAAAGTTTAGAAGTTGTCGCTGAACACCCTGTCAATCCGCCGGATACCGGCTTCAATCCACACGGTATTTCCGTACGTCCTGAAGTCAATTTAATGGTGACTAGCGATTTCATTTGCCCCTCCAGCACCCTACATGCAGTTCCTGGCGACCTTCAATTGAGAGGAAGCGTTCGAGTGTGGGATTTTAAGAAAAGATCCATTGTGAGAACGATTGCGCTGCCGAACCCCTCTGGAACAATCGATGTCAAGCTGATCCCCGGTGATCCGAAACAAAGAGGCTACACGGCGGGGATGACCGATGATCAACTTTATTTGCTGGATACCATCAAAGGAGAGGCCAGATCAGTCTTTGACTTTGGCAGCATTGCAAAAGGCGGCTGGCCGCAACTGATGCGGATAACAAATGATGGGAAGCGCTTGTTCCTATCAATGAATATGGCAGGAAAGGTGGCAATGCTGGATACGTCGAATCCCGAAAAGCCGGCACTGTTAAAGGTACTGGACTTAGGAAAAGATTCCGGACCGCATTACGTTGCGTTGAGCACGGATGAGAAACGACTGGTAATTACAGATTACTTCTTAAACGAAGACGATGCAGGAAAGGTGCACGCTGAAGGAGATCACAAGATCCACGTAGCCATTGTGAGTCCAAAAAATCTGACCCTGGATCCAAAATTCAAACTGGATTTTAACACTGTCTTTGATGCTCCTGCGCGTCCACATGGAGTTGCAATGAGATGAGTTACTGCTATCGAAAGGTAAAGTTCTTGTCCTGGGTGGATACGACTTCCCGAGCGCCACATATCACAACAAGTCGAGCTGAATCATCCAGACGGAGCCTGGAGACCTGGCGTAAACCTGCAAGCAGCCGGTGCTTGGCACACAGCGACGATGCTTCAAAACGGCAAGGTGTTGATCGCAGGAGGCGGGAACGTTTCTGACGGTCTCCACAACGGCGAATTGTTCGACGCGCCAATCCGCCTCCCAAAAATTACCAGCGCTTCAACCTCAGGCAAGAAACTTTTTGTCACCGGCAAGAATTTCGAGCCCGCCGCGGTGATTCTGCTCAACGGAAAAGAGCTCAAGACTTCAATCGATGTTCAGAATCCGACGACTACATTGATCGGCAAGAAGTCTGGCAAAGGGGTTAAACCAGGCGACAAGCTACAGGTCCGAAACCTTAACGGCAAGCTCTCGAAAAAATTCACGTTCTCTAATTAGTCAAAAGGGTCGCGATGACCCTTTAGATTACGCTTATTCTTCGTCAGTCCAGCCAAGCTGCTCTTTCACCGAAGTCACGATGGCTCCTTCAGGCTCATGTTCTTCGGAGGAGGGTAGGCCGAATTCGGGAATTGTCGGATCGTCCGGAATACGAATCGACCTGTAGACCGGCATGCCGGTTCCTGCAGGAATCAAACGTCCCATAATCACATTCTCTTTCAAGCCGCGCAGGAAATCTTCGCTACCCTGGATGCTGGCTTCGGTAAGAACGCGAGTCGTTTCCTGAAAGGAAGCCGCAGAAATGAAGCTCTCCGTGCTCAGAGAAGCTTTTGTAATTCCCAGCAGCACTGGTTTTCCTTTCGCGGGATGTCCACCTTCGGACCTCACTCGCTCGTTCTCTTCCTGGAACAGGAACCTGTCAACGATCTCATCGTAAAGGAACTCTGTATCGCCGACATCTTCCACGCGGACCCAGCGCATCATCTGGCGCGAGATCACTTCGATGTGTTTGTCATTGATGGTGACGTTCTGCAATCTGTAGACTTGCTGGATTTCGTTTACCAGGTATTTCTGCAGTTCCTCTTCACCCATGACCGACAGAATATCGTGCGGGTTGATTGCGCCGTCCATTAAAGCCTGCCCAGCACGAACTCGTTCATTTTCGCGCACGTTCATGTTGGCGCCACGCGGCAACGAGTATTCACGCTGTTCCTGCTCGCTCGATACAAGGATCTTGCGCTGACCTTTGACAATACCACCGTATTTCACAGTGCCATCGATTTCGGTGATCACCGCGGGTTCCTTTGGACGTCGCGCTTCAAAAAGTTCGATAACGCGCGGCAAACCTCCGGTAATATCCTTTGTCTTGGTCGTTTCACGCGGGATCTTCGCAAGAATATCGCCGGGATGCACTTGATCTTTATCCTTCGCCACCAAATGCGCGCGCGAAGGCATCGGGTACTTTTGACTGATCTTGCCTTCCTCGTTGCGCACAACGATTGTGGGCTGCATCTTTTCATCCGGGGATTCGACAATCACATTTTGACGATGTCCCGAAACTTCATCCACTTCTTCATGCAGGGTGACGCCAAATGCGATGTCTTTGTACTCTACGGTGCCGACTTCATCGGACAGAATGACGTTCGAATATGGATCCCATTCTGCAAATACCTGTCCTTTGGAAACCGTTTGCCCATCCGAAACTTTCAGCTTCGCGCCGTAAACGATCGAATACTTTTCGCGATCTCGCCCTTCCTCATCCTGAATAACGATCGAACCGTTCCGGTTCATAACGACCAGGACCCCTTCCTTATTCTTCACGGTCTGCAAATGACGGAACCGGATAATACCGTTCATTCTTGATTCAAGAACGGACTGTTCAACGATTCTGCTGGCCGTTCCACCGATGTGGAATGTTCTCATCGTCAGCTGGGTGCCCGGCTCACCGATCGACTGCGCGGCTAGAATTCCTACCGCTTCACCAAGCTCAGCAAGATGACCGGTTGCAAGATTGCGTCCGTAGCATTTAATGCAAACACCACGGCGCGATTCACAGGTCAACACGGAACGGATCTTCACGCGTTCGATACCCGCGTTTTGAATATTGCTCGATACTTCCTCATCAATTTCCTGACTAACCGAGCAATACATTTCACCGGTAAACGGATCGCGCACATTTTCCTGCGCCACGCGGCCGACAATACGGTCGCGAAGCGGTTCGATGATTTCTCCACCTTCCACAATCGCGCCTACGTAAATGCCTTTATGGGTTCCGCAATCCTGTTCATTGATGATCACGTCTTGTGCAACATCCACCAAACGCCTAGTTAGGTAACCGGAATCGGCAGTTTTCAAAGCCGTATCCGCCAAACCTTTTCGCGCGCCATGCGTGGAGATGAAGTACTGCAGTACGCTCAATCCTTCGCGGAAATTTGTCGTGATCGGCGTTTCAATGATTTCCCCCGAAGGTTTGGCCATCAAACCACGCATTCCGGCAAGCTGGCGAATCTGCAGAGAGCTTCCGCGGGCGCCTGAATCAGCCATCAAGTAAATCGAATTGAATTCGGTTCCCTTGCCTCTTTTCATTCCCGTGAACATTTCGATCGCGATCTTTTCTGTTACGTTGGTCCAGATGTCCACTACCTTGTTATACTTTTCACCTTTTGTGATTGCGCCTTCCAGGTACTGTTGTTCCACTGCACCCACTTCTCTGTGAGCATTCGCAACCAGCGTATTCTTTGTGGTAGGGATTTCGAGATCTTCGATGCCGATCGAAATTCCGGCTTTTGTCGCGTACAGGAATCCGAGCTCTTTCAATGCATCCAGCATTTCAACAGTGGCCTGGTTGCCTTCATTCAAGAAACAGTAATGCACCAACTGCGCTAGCCCCTTCTTTTTCAAGTTTCCATTAACGAATGGAACATGTGAGGGAAGGTGGTTATTGAAAATTACGCGACCTACAGTGGTACGAAGGCGTACGCCTTTGGCATCCGCTTCCAAGATGTCCGCATGCAGAACATCCTGATCATTGTTCAGCAAATTGATGTAACGGCGATTCGTAATTCGCAGATCTATTGTTTCATGCGTTCTTACGAGTCCGTTGTCATAGGCAAGGATGACCTCTTCCTCGGTACCAAACGCTTTGTATTTCTTGCGGTGCAGCGTTTCATCAAATTCCTTCTCGTTGGTCAAATAGTAAATCCCGAGAACCATATCCTGGCTCGGAACCGCCAGTGGCGATCCATGCGCCGGTGAAAGCAAGTTATTGGTTGCAATCATCAGCACGCCGGCTTCGATTTGCGACGCAACGGATAAAGGAACATGAACAGCCATCTGATCGCCATCAAAATCTGCATTGAAGGCCGCACAAACGAGCGGATGAATCTTGATCGCTTTGCCATCAACAAGCACTGGCTGAAACGCCTGAATTCCCAACCGGTGAAGCGTCGGAGCGCGGTTCAGAAGAACCGGATGATCTTTGATCACATCTTCAAGAACTTCCCAAACGATCGGCTCTTCCTGTTCGACCATTTCTTTCGATCGCTTGATCGTGTCGGATGCGCCGGTCTCTTCCAGTTTTTGGAAGATGAAAGGCTTGAAAAGCTCGATCGCCATTTTTTTCGGCAAACCGCACTGATGCAGTTTCAGCTCTGGTCCGACAACGATAACCGAACGGCCCGAGTAATCCACTCGTTTTCCAAGGAGATTCTGGCGGAAACGGCCCTGTTTCCCTTTCAACGCATCGCTCAATGATTTGAGCGGACGATTGTTCGTGCCACGCAAAATTTTGCCACGCCGTCCATTGTCAAACAGCGCGTCGACTGCTTCCTGAAGCATCCGTTTTTCATTTCGGATGATGACATCGGGTGCTTTCAATTCCAGAAGCTTTTTCAAACGGTTGTTCCGGTTGATCACGCGGCGGTAAAGATCATTCAGATCTGATGTCGCGAATCGTCCACCATCCAGCGGAACCAGAGGGCGCAGATCCGGAGGCAACACAGGAATCACATCCAGGATCATCCATTCCGGCTTGTTACCGGATTTGCGGAATGCTTCCACAACCCTTAACTGCTTCGCAAACTTCATTTTCTTCTGGATGGAATTCTCTTCCTTCATCTTCTTGCGAAGCTCACGGCCCAGCCTTTCGACATCCACTCGTTTCAGAAGCTCTTTGATTGCTTCCGCGCCCATCATGGCCACGATGTCGGAGTGTTCGGCTCGAAGCTGATAATATTCTTCAACAGAGATCAGCTCCTTTTCTTTGACCTCTTTCGATTTTCCAGGATCGACAACAACATAAGACTCAAAATAAAGAATCCTCTCCAGATCTTTTAAGGAGAGATTCAACAACTGACCAATGCGGCTGGGCAAACCCTTGAAAAACCAGACATGCGAAACCGGGCTGACCAGCTCAATGTGGCCCAACCGTTCGCGACGCACTTTTGCGAGAGTGACTTCGACTCCGCATTTTTCGCAGATCACTCCCTTGTGCTTCATCTTCTTATACTTTCCGCACAAACATTCCCAATCGTTGACCGGACCGAAAATTTTTGCGCAAAACAGGCCATCCTTTTCCGGTTTGAAAGTGCGGTAGTTTATCGTTTCCGGCTTCTTCACTTCGCCATGTGACCAGGACCGGATCTTTTCCGGAGAAGCAAGCGAAATGCGAATACTGGTAAAGTCGTTAATATTTAATGGTCTTTGTTTTTGTCGTTCTACTATATTCAATTTACTTTCCTCCTAGGCGCGCAAATCGTCTT
Above is a window of bacterium DNA encoding:
- a CDS encoding selenium-binding family protein, coding for MRIHWKTLLMFISLLVIAVAIAKTGSTEKYMYVWASDQGHKKPDFLAVVDFDPSSPEYGKVITTVPVPNPGAIGNEPHHVGLSSDGKILACGGLLSVLKGQKEIFFFDVSRPDAPKYVSAADPPQSAITDEFYSLPGGGFLVTMMGGAKGHHPGRVVEFDKSLEVVAEHPVNPPDTGFNPHGISVRPEVNLMVTSDFICPSSTLHAVPGDLQLRGSVRVWDFKKRSIVRTIALPNPSGTIDVKLIPGDPKQRGYTAGMTDDQLYLLDTIKGEARSVFDFGSIAKGGWPQLMRITNDGKRLFLSMNMAGKVAMLDTSNPEKPALLKVLDLGKDSGPHYVALSTDEKRLVITDYFLNEDDAGKVHAEGDHKIHVAIVSPKNLTLDPKFKLDFNTVFDAPARPHGVAMR
- a CDS encoding response regulator transcription factor; amino-acid sequence: MKTEKPIRILVADDHPIVREGLLAVINAETDMTVVAEASNSQETIQRFREQRPDVALLDLRMPGLDGIDVTAEIRKQFPNARIIVLTSYSGDELIHRALQAGARSYLLKTVATNVLLDTIRAVHSGQWRIPQDVAATLAERIPMTELTPREMDVLKLIVKGLSNKEIAAALHTTEGTVKGYVNTILTKLCVNDRTQAATTALKRGIIQLD
- the rpoC gene encoding DNA-directed RNA polymerase subunit beta', whose translation is MNIVERQKQRPLNINDFTSIRISLASPEKIRSWSHGEVKKPETINYRTFKPEKDGLFCAKIFGPVNDWECLCGKYKKMKHKGVICEKCGVEVTLAKVRRERLGHIELVSPVSHVWFFKGLPSRIGQLLNLSLKDLERILYFESYVVVDPGKSKEVKEKELISVEEYYQLRAEHSDIVAMMGAEAIKELLKRVDVERLGRELRKKMKEENSIQKKMKFAKQLRVVEAFRKSGNKPEWMILDVIPVLPPDLRPLVPLDGGRFATSDLNDLYRRVINRNNRLKKLLELKAPDVIIRNEKRMLQEAVDALFDNGRRGKILRGTNNRPLKSLSDALKGKQGRFRQNLLGKRVDYSGRSVIVVGPELKLHQCGLPKKMAIELFKPFIFQKLEETGASDTIKRSKEMVEQEEPIVWEVLEDVIKDHPVLLNRAPTLHRLGIQAFQPVLVDGKAIKIHPLVCAAFNADFDGDQMAVHVPLSVASQIEAGVLMIATNNLLSPAHGSPLAVPSQDMVLGIYYLTNEKEFDETLHRKKYKAFGTEEEVILAYDNGLVRTHETIDLRITNRRYINLLNNDQDVLHADILEADAKGVRLRTTVGRVIFNNHLPSHVPFVNGNLKKKGLAQLVHYCFLNEGNQATVEMLDALKELGFLYATKAGISIGIEDLEIPTTKNTLVANAHREVGAVEQQYLEGAITKGEKYNKVVDIWTNVTEKIAIEMFTGMKRGKGTEFNSIYLMADSGARGSSLQIRQLAGMRGLMAKPSGEIIETPITTNFREGLSVLQYFISTHGARKGLADTALKTADSGYLTRRLVDVAQDVIINEQDCGTHKGIYVGAIVEGGEIIEPLRDRIVGRVAQENVRDPFTGEMYCSVSQEIDEEVSSNIQNAGIERVKIRSVLTCESRRGVCIKCYGRNLATGHLAELGEAVGILAAQSIGEPGTQLTMRTFHIGGTASRIVEQSVLESRMNGIIRFRHLQTVKNKEGVLVVMNRNGSIVIQDEEGRDREKYSIVYGAKLKVSDGQTVSKGQVFAEWDPYSNVILSDEVGTVEYKDIAFGVTLHEEVDEVSGHRQNVIVESPDEKMQPTIVVRNEEGKISQKYPMPSRAHLVAKDKDQVHPGDILAKIPRETTKTKDITGGLPRVIELFEARRPKEPAVITEIDGTVKYGGIVKGQRKILVSSEQEQREYSLPRGANMNVRENERVRAGQALMDGAINPHDILSVMGEEELQKYLVNEIQQVYRLQNVTINDKHIEVISRQMMRWVRVEDVGDTEFLYDEIVDRFLFQEENERVRSEGGHPAKGKPVLLGITKASLSTESFISAASFQETTRVLTEASIQGSEDFLRGLKENVIMGRLIPAGTGMPVYRSIRIPDDPTIPEFGLPSSEEHEPEGAIVTSVKEQLGWTDEE